The following is a genomic window from Bacillus sp. V2I10.
GTCAGCAGTAATTTCTATGCCTGCTTCATCAAGCTTTGCTTTGGCTTCAGGAAGATATTTCATGGCGATTTGCATAAATTCTAATGTTTTAGGTTCGTTGTTCATATGGATTCTCCTTTTCAAAATTGATTAGGCAGCTTATCTGTCTGCCTGTATATTTCAATATGCTCTTGGATTTTATTTTGAAAGGCCTTGTCCACATTTGGACTGTACTTGCCGAGTTCAATGACATCATCCTGAAAATCAAAATACAAATTTCCGCTTTCAAGCTCACCATTCAAATATTTTTCAGCAACAAGCTCATATAAACGGTCTACATGCTGGATCGTGCTTGTAAGGACAGTTGCTTCTCCAAGATCTGACTGGTCGGAAACAAAACCAATTGCATACAAACCTTTCTCTTTAATCCGCTCAATGACAGGTACATTATACCCATCGCCTGCAGGATATACAACATCTATGCCTTCTGAAAGCATTTCATCTGTATGATTAAGGGCGCTTTTTACATCATCCCAGCTTTGCACATACTGGATTTCAACCTGAACATCAGGATTCTGATAGTTCGCACCCTCATAAAAACCATCAATTTCAGGCTGCCATTCATAAGCTGCCAGTATACCGACTTTATTTGTCTTTGTCATTTCACCGGCAATCATCCCCCCGAAAAAGCCCATAGCATTTGAGTCAAAATTAAGGCTTGTCATATTATCTCCCTTTGCCTCTCCATTGAAAAAGACAAAATGAATATCATCAAATTCTTCATTCAATTCTGCAAAAAAAGTTTCATATTCACTGCCATGACCGAAAATGAGATTGACGCCTTTTCCCGAAAACTCTTTTACCGCTTCTCTAACTACTTCTTGGTTATTCATCCCTTCTTTATAAAAAACTTCGATACCGTAACTTGATTGTATTTTTAATAATCCTTTGTATCCCTTCGTGCCCCATACTTGATCGCTGATTGTATCCGGGACAAGCAAGCCTACTTTTTCAAGTTCATTCTGCCTTGGTTGTCCGCATCCTGTCAGAAAAAAAAAGCATATGGCGAAAAGAATACTTTTCTTCAGCATTACAAGCAACTCCTTTTGGCTTGTGCAAGTCATGATTACACCTATATTTTAGACTGTAAACAATTCATCGCACAAGGATATATTTCCCAATAACGATTAAAACTTGAATTTTATCTAAAATTATTGGTAAATATACAGGTTTTGCTTGACCCATTCTGCTTGTATCTGTATCCCTCTTTCTAATGAAACACTATTATTAACTGGGTGGATGATATCCTTAGATAACTTATAAGAAGGGTTTCTATCGGCCTTTTCAGAAAATAATTCAACTATTTCACTCCACTGGCCCTCTTTCATGGATGAGAGATGAACAACAGGTTCCTTAAAAGGATATGCGATTGCAATATCCAATAGAGTGCTGACAGCATCATCGATATAAAGAATATCTCTTTTTTCTTCGTTTACAGCAGCTGCAGATTTTGTTCCAGTTAACTTTGAAATGATGCACTGGTGAATAAAGCTTGATTGCGGCTGCCATGGTCCATAAATTCCTGGAAACCTGACAATCTTAAATAGCTCAGATTCTCCAAAGAGCGACCTGATTTCTGACTCCTGCTTCAGATGAGCCTTGCCATTTTCGGTTGAAGGAACGGGAACTGTGTCCTTTTCAATCTCCTTTTGCATCTCGCCGAATACTTCAGCAGATGAAATGAGAATAAATGGGATTTTTTGTTTAATTGAAAGATCAGCACAAGCCTTTAATAAATTCGAATCGTGTCTATTCTCCTGATCTGTTGGATCCTGAATGCAATAAAATATCACATCATTTTCTTTCGCTTCTGTGATTGAGGATATATTTTCAAACAACGCGTTTCTGCCAATCAGCATCATTTTTTCTTCAGCTATTTTTTGTTCTTGATCATCTTGATACTTATTCATATACCCATCAACCCCGATGCCCTCTTCGAGCAGACGGCTGCATAGAGCAAAACCTACAAATTGCCCGAATCCTGCAATTAATGCTTTTCTCATAATCCCTTTCCTCCTTTTAGGAAGCGTTATAGTATCGTATGCAAAATTTCAGCACAAAAGAATCGTCCCCAGTATCATCAGGAACGATCTGTTTATAAATTTTTTTCATTTTCTTTAAAAAATTTCACTACGGAATGATTTAGCCTGTATTGATTATCAGCCAGATGAAAGGTCAGGTCGATCGGGGAGCCCTGCTTGCTTCTGAAGTCTTCATAAATTTTGCTGTGATCATGGTAAGGGTATGTGATGCTATTCATTCTCTGCCATATATGAACGGGGAGGTTTGTGCTGTCAAAGCTTGATTCAAAACTGAAGTCTTTAATCTTTTTTGAGTCTATTTCATATGCATTCGCTATTTCTTTCGTCAGTCTCTTATAAAAAAACATGTTTTCTCTTTCTTTTTCAAGGTGGGCCTGCAGATTTAAACATGGATTAAACATTGCGACAGAACGAATTTTTTCGTTAGAAATCTTCATAAATTCTTTCGCTATCAGAGCTCCCATTCCTTCACAAAGAATATGAACCCGCTCATTTAAAATTTCTTTTTTCATGATTATATGATAAATCTTCATTGTAAGATTCAGCGCTTTTGGACTGCCCCAATTCGCACCGTAAAGATTAGATGTGAAAACTGTGTAGCCTGCGTCAAGCAAGATTGAAAGGAGCTGATTTCTGCCGTAATGCTGCAGCCAAAAGCTCGTATCACCATCCACGAAATGCGTTTTGTCGCCTATGATAAAGACAGCGAATCCATTTGGTTTATAAGGGTAATGGATGACGTTCCATTCTGATTCCAGCTGAAAAAACCGCTTTGTAATTCCCATCGTTTGCCCACCACCTTTCTTTCGTACTTTTAGCACTTTATATAAGATATGTTCGGTCATGTGAAAGCGAATGGATATATACCTAATCATTCAGCAATGAACGTTCAAGAAATAGTCAACTTTAAGGGTAAATAAAGCTTTTATTCCACAATCTATGTATGATAATATGGACATAGAATTGTTTGAAGAATGAGGTGAACAGATTGCGCTATTTTTGGACATTTTTTTGGACGTTTTTATTAATGCAAATGATGGCTTACGTCGTTTCTTCAATGACAGGTGTTGCATATAACTTTGTTACTGCTTCTATTCTTGCTGTTGTTGCAACCGTTCTCATCCTGATCCTCGGGGAAGTTGTGCCGGACCGATCTGCAGATGGACATCATTAATACCTAATTTTCGACTCTGCACACAAAAAACCCTACTATAGATAGTAGGGTTTTTTTTCGGGTTTCACTATTATGGTTTTCTTTGATACGTCCAGTGACGGTCATCATTTGACGTTTCAGGGAAACGATCTCCTGCCTGAAGCTTAATTTTTTGCGGATTTTTGACCATTGAGCCTGTTTCTCCAACTTCTACGTAGATGCCGTTATTAGGTGCTTTTTGACCTGATCTAAAGCGATGCTGCTGCCCCAAAATAAGATCCCTCCTTAAGGTTCCTTCTTTAACTAGTATGGCAATTCATTTATGATTCATGTAATGTGAAATAGAAATTTACCTGCAAGGCTGCTTGTACTGTTTTCGCATGAAAAAACGGATGGATCAGACCGCTGATCCATCCGCTTTTTATTATCTGGCTGCTATTTCAAGGAGTATCTATAACGGATCAATGACAGCTTAGAAGTAACTACCCGTTCAGCAGCGCTTTCAGCAACGCTTTTTGAACATGCAGACGGTTTTCGGCCTGCTGAAAGACGGCAGATTGGTTTCCGTCAATAATTTCCGCTGTTACCTCTTCACCTCGATGAGCCGGCAGGCAGTGAAGAAAATGACTGTCTTTTTTGGCGAAGCTCATTAGCTCTTCGTTAATTTGATAGGCGTTAAAAGCCGAGAGGCGGATTTCATTTTCTTTTTCCTGCCCCATACTCGTCCATACATCTGAATACACGATATCTGCTTGGTGAACAGCCTCTTTGGGATTCGTTACGGCTGTGATCACAGCACCTGTCTGTTTGCAGATCTCAGCTATTTTCTCCATCACATGCGGATTTGGCCCATAACCCTCTGGATGAGCGATGACTGCATCCATTCCAACCTTCGCACATGCAATTAATAAGGAGTGCGCCACATTATTTCCATCACCTACGTAAGCTACCTTTGTTCCTTTAAACGATTTTTTCAGCTGCAGAATCGTCATTAAATCTGCAAGGGCCTGACATGGATGGAAAGTATCTGTCAGTCCATTAATCACGGGAATCGAAGCATGCAGGGCAAGCTCCTCTACTTTTTCATGCTCAAACGTGCGGATCATAATGGCATCTACATAACCTGAAAGGACTTTTGCTGTATCAGCTATGCTTTCTCCCCGGCCCAATTGAAGATCCTGACTGCTTAAAAAGAGCGCGCTGCCTCCTAGCTGCTGCATTCCAGCTTCAAACGAAACCCGTGTCCGAGTTGACGATTTTTCAAAAATCATGGCCAATATTTTTCCGGACAGAACCGATTGAATGGGAAATTTCTTCATTTGTATGCCTTCTTCAACCAGATGCAGGATTTCCTCAGTCGTATAATCAAGCAGGGTCAAACAATCTTTTCCCAATAGTGCAGATGATTTCGTTTGTGCCAATTTTATAGAACTCATTTCATGTTCACTCCCGTTCTTGTTAATTCTCTGATTGAATAAACCTCATAGTCAGGTGCCGCTTTCAAGTAAGCCATAAAGGATGAAGCATCTGAAAACACCTTTATTCCTTTTTCAGCTGCAAGCAGGCGTTTTTCTCTGGATTCTTCATTTTTCAGACTGACAAACACGCCGTTTTCAGCAGTGTCAGCCCATTTTTCAAAGGATTCAGTTTCTGTTTTCAATCCAGCGGCTTCTGCTTTTTGAAGCAGGGTATAATCGATTTCATCCATAAAAATACTGATGCCGCTCTTATCACGATCTTCATCAAACACTTTTCCGAGCGCTTCCTTCAATGTAGGTGCAAGGCACAAGCCTTCTCCCGTTGATCTCATTTCAGGACTTAGCTTAAGATCTACATTTTGCAGGGCGTGACTGGAAAAAACAGGATATTTAACAGCCGTATAAGGTCTTTCTTCTTCTATATAAACATGTGTCAGCTTTTCGCCATTCAGCATCCCTGCTGCAAGTTCAATCATAGGGACATCCATCACCTTGCTGACAATCGGTGCTGTCCGGCTTGCTCTTGGATTGACTTCCAGGACATACAGCTTTTCGTTTTGAATCAGGAACTGGATATTCATGATTCCTTTAAAGCCAAGCTGCTTCACAATTTTCTTAGCTGATAGATGCATGTCTTGCTTCAGCTTATCACTTATATTCTTGGAAGGGATAATCGCCATACTGTCTCCTGAATGCACACCAGCTGGTTCAATATGCTCCATAACTGCTGGAATAAGGATGCTTTCCCCGTCTGCAACGAGATCAATTTCTGCTTCCTGGCCTATGACATAGCGGTCAATTAAGATGGGAAAAGATTGATTGCCGGCTTTTTCAACCTGCTTCTTAAGCAGCTCTTTATTCTCAAGCACAATCATGCCTTTCCCCCCGATGACGTAAGAAGGTCTGATTAACACAGGATAGCCGATTATTTCTGCTTCCATGATGGCTTCTTCTGCGTTATGGGCAGTTGTCCCTGGCAGATGAGCAATCTCTAATTCATCTAATAGGTGATAAAATTTCTCCCGTTCTTCAAGAATATCAAGTGTTTCTGAATCTGTTCCGAGAAGGACTGCGCCGCTTTCCTCAAGTCCAGCTGCAAGATTGATGGCGGTTTGTCCTCCAAATTGCACGATCGTTGCGTCTATCTGTTCAGCTTCAATCACATTCAGTACGTGTTCGACTGTCAGCGGCTCAAAGTACAGACGGTCTCCAGTTTCAAAATCTGTGCTGACTGTTTCAGGATTATTGTTGATCATAATCGCTTCATAACCAAGCTTCTGCAAGGCTTGGATTCCTTGCACAGCGCTGTAATCGAACTCAACTCCCTGTCCGATGCGGATAGGACCTGATCCAAGGACCAGTACTTTTTTTCTTGGGTTTGCCGTTTTTTCAAGCTCGCATTCTCCGAAATATGTTGAATAATAATAATTAGTTCTTGCTTCAAATTCCGCTGCACATGTATCAACCAGCTTAAATTTAGCTGTGATGCCTTGTGATTTTCTCAGAGTTCTTACAGCAGATTCATCTTCATTTAAACAATGTGCGAGGTACTCATCTGAACAGCCTTTTTCCTTTGCATATGAAAGGAGGTCTTTTGTTAACTGATGCAATGTTTCTGATTTAAGCTGTTTTTCCAATGTGACAAGTGAGAGAAAGCTGTTTAGAAAATAATAATCAATTCCTGTTTCCTTATGAATGACGTTTAAGCTTTCACCTCTTCTTAACAGCTCTATAATGGCAAAGAAACGCTGATCTGTTGCCTTTTTAATGATGTTTAGAAGATGAAGATCCGACAGCAGTGATATCTCTTCAAAGTATATTCCGATATTTCCGAGTTCAAGTGATGATACTGCTTTTTGAATAGCCGCTTCGAGATTTCTCTCAATCGCCATCACTTCACCGGTTGCTTTCATCTTTGTACCAAGAGTGCGGTCGGCGTCTTTAAATTTATCAAAAGGCCATCTTGGGAATTTCACGACCACATAATCAAGAGCAGGCTCAAAGCTTGCAAATGTAGACTGTGTCAATGGATTTTTAAGCTCGCTTAATGTATAGCCAACAGCAAGTTTTGCCGCAAGTTTTGCGATCGGATAGCCAGTCGCTTTTGAGGCAAGAGCTGATGAACGGCTGACACGCGGATTTACCTCTATGACGTAATATTGCTTGCTTACCGGATCAAGGGCAAATTGTATGTTGCAGCCCCCAACTACATTCAAAGCTGAAATGATGGTTAACGAAGCACTCCGGAGCATTTGATATTCATGATCAGTCAAAGTTTGTGAAGGAGCGACTACAATTGAATCCCCTGTGTGAATCCCGACAGGATCGATATTTTCCATATTGCATACAGTTATACACGTATTGGCTGCATCCCTCATGACTTCATATTCAATCTCTTTAAATCCTGCGATGCTTTTTTCAACTAGACATTGATGAATCGGACTTGCACTTAACCCGCTTTTCATCAATTCAATCAATTCCTGCTCGTTATCCGCAATTCCGCCTCCCTTACCACCAAGTGTGTATGCCGGGCGGACGATAATCGGGTAGCCAATTTCCTTTGCAAAGGCCAATGCTTCTTCTGCACCAGTTACAATTTCGCTCGCAGGTACAGGCTGTTTCAGATCATACATCAGTTTTCTGAATTTTTCTCTGTCTTCTCCCATTTGGATCGACTGGACGGATGTACCCAGAACTTGCACGTTATGTTTTTGCAGGACACGGGCTTCATGGAGCTTTACAGCCAAATTGAGTCCCGTTTGACCTCCAAGAGTTGCAAGCAGGCCATCCGGTTTTTCTTTTTCAATAATTTTCGTGAGACTCTTTACCGTTAATGGTTCAAAGTAGACCTCATCCGCGTATTGATGATCCGTCATAATTGTTGCCGGATTGTTGTTCACAAGAATGACCTTGTAGCCTTCTTCTTTCAAGGCAATGCAGCCCTGGGTCCCGGAATAATCAAACTCTGCAGCCTGGCCAATGATAATTGGGCCAGAGCCGATTACTAAGATGCTATTTATATCATGACGTTTAGGCATATACCATTTCTCTCCTTGTGTTTAGAACCATTTCCAGAAATTCATCAAAGATATATTCACTTTCGGCAGGTCCGGGATGTGCTTCTGGATGAAATTGAACAGATAGAATCGGAAGTGTCTGATGAAACATGCCCTCAACCGACTGATCATTCACATTCACAAACCTGACTCCGAACTCTTTATGATGATTCGACGTTACCACATAGCTGTGATTTTGAGATGTCATAAAGACTTTTCCTTTTTTCCGGTCCATGACAGGGTGATTTGCTCCTCTATGCCCAAACGGCAGCTTCATCGTGTCTCCTCCATAAGCTAGAGCAATGAGCTGATGCCCAAGACAAATGCCGAGTGTTGGATAGCTGCCGGCAATCTTATTAATTGCAGGCAAATAGGCTTCAAGTTCTTTCGGATCTCCAGGCCCATTTGAAAGAACAACTGCATCAGGCTGAATATGTTCCAGTTCCTTCAGCTCTGTATAAGGAATAATCGTTACTTTGCAGTTTCTCTTCAGAAAAGATTGCAGAATTGATTTTTTGAATCCGAAATCAAGTAATGCAACGTGGATGGATCCTTCTCCAAGAGTAGTGATTCCCTGTTCGATTTCAGGCAATTTCTTTGGTAACGGCTGACTCTGTATTATTTTTGAACAATCTGCCGAGAGCTGTGCTTTCATCGTCCCGTTTTTGCGGATCTGTTTGACGATGGATCTAGTATCAACATGACTGATATATGGAACCTTCCATTTGCTTAAGTATTCTTTGACACTATAAGCGGCCTCATAATGAGAGAAATGTTCACAGCATTCGTAAAAAACGGCACCTTTTACTTGCGGTCTCTCACTTTCAAAGTCAACTGCATTTATGCCGTAATTGCCGATCAAAGGATAAGTAAATACGATGATTTGATTTTGATAGGAGGGGTCTGTCAGCACCTCTTGATAGCCTGTCATGCCTGTGTAAAATACGATCTCGCCCTCACTGTCGCCACCGTTCAGATTTCCTTTGTAGCTTGTGCCATCCTCTAGAAGCAGGTAACCGCTCATTTTCATTCACCTCGTAATGAATTTTTATTTATATACAAGCATAATTATGCAATTCGTTGTAAAAAAATTTATGTTATTGGTTTACTGTCAGTGCTGTGTGTTTGATCGTTTTTCCGATGATATCAATCGCTTCATCTATCTCATCAGCTGTTACAGTAAGCGGAGGAAGGAGACGGATTACATCTGGACCTGCCGGGAGTGCTAATAAACCATTGCTTCGCAATTCAGAAATAATAGGAGCCGATTCCTGATTTAATTGAATACCAATCATTAGGCCTTTTCCTCTAATCTCAGTTACAGAAGGAGTATGAAGCAATGCATCTTTAAGCAAACCTGACATTTTCTCCGATTTTTTCACGACTTCATCCAAGAATGGGGGCTGAAAAATTTTTGTGAGCGTTGCTTTAGCTGCAGCCATAGCCAGTGGATTTCCCCCAAACGTCGTCCCATGTGAGCCAGGCTGAAAGGATGCAATCAGTTCTTTTTTCCCGATCATGGCTCCAACAGGAAATCCGCTGCCAAGTCCTTTGGCTGCTGTAATAATATCAGGTTCTGCCTGATAATGCTGATAAGCAAACGGCAGACCTGTCCGTCCAATACCTGTCTGCACTTCGTCAATAATCAGCAGGGCGGAAAGACGTTCGCATGTATGCTTTACTTCTTCTATAAAAGAAGCTTCTGCCGGTACGACTCCGCCCTCTCCCTGAATAACTTCAAGCATAATAGCAGCATAGCCATCTCCATCTAATTGCTGAAGAGATTCTGTATCATTAAAAGGCAGGTATTCAAATTCCGGCAATAATGGTCCATAGCCATCATGAATTTTGGCCTGTCCTGTTGCAGACATTGTTGCAAATGTTCTTCCATGAAACGATTGTTTAAAGGTAACAATTTTTGATTTGCCTGTGTGCTTTCTGGCAAGCTTTATTGCAGCTTCATTCGCTTCAGCCCCGCTGTTGCAAAAAAATACGGCATCTCCGCAGCTGTTCGCTGTAAGGATTTCCGCAACTTCCTCTTGCAATGAATGCTGAAAAAGGTTCGAAACGTGCCAGACTTTATCAAGCTGATCTTGAACAGCCTGCTTCACGTCTTTGTCTCCATGGCCTAAATTACAAACACCAATTCCAGAGATAAAATCAAGATAGGTTTTGCCATTTTGATCGGTGGCGACTGAGCCGTTCGCTTCCTTTATTTCCAAATCCCAGCGCGCATATGTCGGAAATACAAAACTCATTTTAATGCAGCCTCCTTTTTTAAGGTAATTTTTGTTCCCAAGATGGATTGTTCTGCAACAAACATTGATTGACCGCTGACAATCATCACTTCTTTTAAAGAATGAGATAATGACTTCATCGCAGCCTGAACTTTAGGAATCATCCCGCCGTTAATAATGCCAGCACCTATCATTTCTTCGATTTCATCTGGAGTTGTATGGTTAATTACTTGTTTTTCCTTCAAAATACCTGGCACATCTGTAACAAACAGCAGTTTTTTGGCACCAAGTGCACTTGCTATAGCTGCAGCTGCTGTATCAGCGTTGACATTAAGAGTTTGATGATTTTTTGTTCTTGCAATCGGGGCGATGACAGGTACATAGTCGCCTTCAATCAGCGTTTTGATCAGATGAGTTTGGACGTTTGAAATTTTCCCGACGTACCCAAGCTCTGTTTCATTCAAAAACTCTGCTGTCAGCATTCCGCCATCAGACCCTGCAATTCCTGCTGACATAAGATTATTTTGTTCCAAAGCTCTCACAATCTGCTTATTGATTTGGCCTGCAAGCACCATTTCCGCGATATCAAGAACCTGCTTTGTTGTTTTTCTCTGCCCGTTAATGAATTGAGTCTTAACGTTCATGCTTTTTAGAACGCTGTTGATTGCAGGTCCGCCGCCGTGGACAATGACTACTTTATAGCCTTGTTTTTTCAGCTCGTGCAGGCTTCCAAAAAATGCCTCTGACAGTTCATCAACAATACTTCCTCCACACTTCAACACGACAACTTTGCTCATGATTCTCTCCTTACGTTCTGTAGCTGGCGTTAATTTTGATATAATCGTATGTCAGGTCACAGCCCCAGGCTCTTCCCTCTCCGTTTCCGATTCGGAGGTCAATATGGATATTCACTGTGCTTTTTTCCAGCACCTCTTTTGCCTTATCTTCTGAAAAATTCTGAGGCTGGCCATTATGATACAGGCATTGATCACCTAAAAAGATGCCGATTTTATCAGGATTCACCTCTGCTCTGCTGTGGCCGATTGCACCGATAATTCTTCCCCAGTTGGCATCAGAACCATAAACGGCTGTTTTAACAAGGCTTGAACCTACCACTTTTTTTGCTGTAATTCTTGCTTCCGCATCAGTTGCTGCTCCTTCTACTGTCACTTCAATCAGCTTCGTAGCGCCTTCACCGTCTCTTGCTATACTCTTTGCAAGATCTTCGCATACAAGTTTAAGCCCTTGTTTGAAAGTATCCCAATCATCATGCTCAGGGGACAGAGGTTCATTATTTGCTAAGCCATTGGCCATCACAAGCACCATATCGTTCGTTGAAGTTTCGCCATCGACCGTAATTTGATTGAAAGATACATTCGTTAATTCAGCGAGGGCCTGCTGCAGAATATTGCTTTCTATGGCGGCATCAGTTGTAACAAATGCAAGCATTGTCGCCATGTTTGGATGGATCATCCCGGAGCCTTTTGCACATCCGCCAATTGTGACTTTTCTTCCGTCAATCGTCATCTCATAGCATGATTTCTTCGTCACTGTATCGGTCGTTAAAATCGCCTCTTGAAAAGCCGGTGACCCATCTTTTGAAGGAGAAATATCCTCCACACCATTTCGAATGCAGTCCATTTTCAAGTATTCGCCGATAACACCTGTTGAAGCTACAGCCACATGCTCTTCTTTCAAAGCAAAAGTATTCGCGCACAGAGCTCTCATTTCATATGCATCTTTTAATCCCTGCTCTCCTGTACATGCATTGGCAATCGCACTGTTCACTATAAGTGCCTGCAGCTTGTGATCTATTTCAATGCTTTCTTGTGTTATTTTCAGCGGAGCTGCCTGAAAATGACTTTGCGTGTAAACTGCAGCA
Proteins encoded in this region:
- a CDS encoding BMP family ABC transporter substrate-binding protein gives rise to the protein MLKKSILFAICFFFLTGCGQPRQNELEKVGLLVPDTISDQVWGTKGYKGLLKIQSSYGIEVFYKEGMNNQEVVREAVKEFSGKGVNLIFGHGSEYETFFAELNEEFDDIHFVFFNGEAKGDNMTSLNFDSNAMGFFGGMIAGEMTKTNKVGILAAYEWQPEIDGFYEGANYQNPDVQVEIQYVQSWDDVKSALNHTDEMLSEGIDVVYPAGDGYNVPVIERIKEKGLYAIGFVSDQSDLGEATVLTSTIQHVDRLYELVAEKYLNGELESGNLYFDFQDDVIELGKYSPNVDKAFQNKIQEHIEIYRQTDKLPNQF
- a CDS encoding carbamoyl phosphate synthase large subunit translates to MPKRHDINSILVIGSGPIIIGQAAEFDYSGTQGCIALKEEGYKVILVNNNPATIMTDHQYADEVYFEPLTVKSLTKIIEKEKPDGLLATLGGQTGLNLAVKLHEARVLQKHNVQVLGTSVQSIQMGEDREKFRKLMYDLKQPVPASEIVTGAEEALAFAKEIGYPIIVRPAYTLGGKGGGIADNEQELIELMKSGLSASPIHQCLVEKSIAGFKEIEYEVMRDAANTCITVCNMENIDPVGIHTGDSIVVAPSQTLTDHEYQMLRSASLTIISALNVVGGCNIQFALDPVSKQYYVIEVNPRVSRSSALASKATGYPIAKLAAKLAVGYTLSELKNPLTQSTFASFEPALDYVVVKFPRWPFDKFKDADRTLGTKMKATGEVMAIERNLEAAIQKAVSSLELGNIGIYFEEISLLSDLHLLNIIKKATDQRFFAIIELLRRGESLNVIHKETGIDYYFLNSFLSLVTLEKQLKSETLHQLTKDLLSYAKEKGCSDEYLAHCLNEDESAVRTLRKSQGITAKFKLVDTCAAEFEARTNYYYSTYFGECELEKTANPRKKVLVLGSGPIRIGQGVEFDYSAVQGIQALQKLGYEAIMINNNPETVSTDFETGDRLYFEPLTVEHVLNVIEAEQIDATIVQFGGQTAINLAAGLEESGAVLLGTDSETLDILEEREKFYHLLDELEIAHLPGTTAHNAEEAIMEAEIIGYPVLIRPSYVIGGKGMIVLENKELLKKQVEKAGNQSFPILIDRYVIGQEAEIDLVADGESILIPAVMEHIEPAGVHSGDSMAIIPSKNISDKLKQDMHLSAKKIVKQLGFKGIMNIQFLIQNEKLYVLEVNPRASRTAPIVSKVMDVPMIELAAGMLNGEKLTHVYIEEERPYTAVKYPVFSSHALQNVDLKLSPEMRSTGEGLCLAPTLKEALGKVFDEDRDKSGISIFMDEIDYTLLQKAEAAGLKTETESFEKWADTAENGVFVSLKNEESREKRLLAAEKGIKVFSDASSFMAYLKAAPDYEVYSIRELTRTGVNMK
- a CDS encoding NAD(P)-dependent oxidoreductase, with product MRKALIAGFGQFVGFALCSRLLEEGIGVDGYMNKYQDDQEQKIAEEKMMLIGRNALFENISSITEAKENDVIFYCIQDPTDQENRHDSNLLKACADLSIKQKIPFILISSAEVFGEMQKEIEKDTVPVPSTENGKAHLKQESEIRSLFGESELFKIVRFPGIYGPWQPQSSFIHQCIISKLTGTKSAAAVNEEKRDILYIDDAVSTLLDIAIAYPFKEPVVHLSSMKEGQWSEIVELFSEKADRNPSYKLSKDIIHPVNNSVSLERGIQIQAEWVKQNLYIYQ
- a CDS encoding ComZ family protein; amino-acid sequence: MNNEPKTLEFMQIAMKYLPEAKAKLDEAGIEITADHLQPMMELLTKVMNDAYELGKNEAGK
- the argB gene encoding acetylglutamate kinase — encoded protein: MSKVVVLKCGGSIVDELSEAFFGSLHELKKQGYKVVIVHGGGPAINSVLKSMNVKTQFINGQRKTTKQVLDIAEMVLAGQINKQIVRALEQNNLMSAGIAGSDGGMLTAEFLNETELGYVGKISNVQTHLIKTLIEGDYVPVIAPIARTKNHQTLNVNADTAAAAIASALGAKKLLFVTDVPGILKEKQVINHTTPDEIEEMIGAGIINGGMIPKVQAAMKSLSHSLKEVMIVSGQSMFVAEQSILGTKITLKKEAALK
- a CDS encoding carbamoyl phosphate synthase small subunit, with the protein product MSGYLLLEDGTSYKGNLNGGDSEGEIVFYTGMTGYQEVLTDPSYQNQIIVFTYPLIGNYGINAVDFESERPQVKGAVFYECCEHFSHYEAAYSVKEYLSKWKVPYISHVDTRSIVKQIRKNGTMKAQLSADCSKIIQSQPLPKKLPEIEQGITTLGEGSIHVALLDFGFKKSILQSFLKRNCKVTIIPYTELKELEHIQPDAVVLSNGPGDPKELEAYLPAINKIAGSYPTLGICLGHQLIALAYGGDTMKLPFGHRGANHPVMDRKKGKVFMTSQNHSYVVTSNHHKEFGVRFVNVNDQSVEGMFHQTLPILSVQFHPEAHPGPAESEYIFDEFLEMVLNTRREMVYA
- a CDS encoding acetylornithine transaminase; amino-acid sequence: MSFVFPTYARWDLEIKEANGSVATDQNGKTYLDFISGIGVCNLGHGDKDVKQAVQDQLDKVWHVSNLFQHSLQEEVAEILTANSCGDAVFFCNSGAEANEAAIKLARKHTGKSKIVTFKQSFHGRTFATMSATGQAKIHDGYGPLLPEFEYLPFNDTESLQQLDGDGYAAIMLEVIQGEGGVVPAEASFIEEVKHTCERLSALLIIDEVQTGIGRTGLPFAYQHYQAEPDIITAAKGLGSGFPVGAMIGKKELIASFQPGSHGTTFGGNPLAMAAAKATLTKIFQPPFLDEVVKKSEKMSGLLKDALLHTPSVTEIRGKGLMIGIQLNQESAPIISELRSNGLLALPAGPDVIRLLPPLTVTADEIDEAIDIIGKTIKHTALTVNQ
- a CDS encoding YjzC family protein, whose protein sequence is MGQQHRFRSGQKAPNNGIYVEVGETGSMVKNPQKIKLQAGDRFPETSNDDRHWTYQRKP
- a CDS encoding YjzD family protein; the encoded protein is MRYFWTFFWTFLLMQMMAYVVSSMTGVAYNFVTASILAVVATVLILILGEVVPDRSADGHH
- the argF gene encoding ornithine carbamoyltransferase — protein: MSSIKLAQTKSSALLGKDCLTLLDYTTEEILHLVEEGIQMKKFPIQSVLSGKILAMIFEKSSTRTRVSFEAGMQQLGGSALFLSSQDLQLGRGESIADTAKVLSGYVDAIMIRTFEHEKVEELALHASIPVINGLTDTFHPCQALADLMTILQLKKSFKGTKVAYVGDGNNVAHSLLIACAKVGMDAVIAHPEGYGPNPHVMEKIAEICKQTGAVITAVTNPKEAVHQADIVYSDVWTSMGQEKENEIRLSAFNAYQINEELMSFAKKDSHFLHCLPAHRGEEVTAEIIDGNQSAVFQQAENRLHVQKALLKALLNG